AAAAGTGCCTGCGTAGGGTGCTGCCTGGTCAATAACGGGCTGGAACGCGATGAAGGCACTTGCGTGTGCGACTCTAGGCCGTTGGTGGGGTGTCCCTGAGCACCCTATGCCAGCTTTGCAGGGCGACTCTTATCAGCCAGCAGGCGAGGATAAAGGGCAGGGTCAGTACGGACAGGCCAAGGCTGGCGAACCCGAATTGCAATAGCAGGGCGAGCAGCACGCCTGCCCCGAGAGCCAGCGGGCAGCGATGCACCTGGCTCAGGGCGATAGCCGCGAGGCTGGCGTTAAATCCGTAGAGGCCGCTCAGGGCGGCATCGGTGGGCCAGCCATTGGCCATCGCCAGCATGAGTCCGTCGCTGGAACCCAGCAACGCCCAGAGCGCTGCGCGGTCATCGGCCAGGCGCAATCCGAGCAGCAGGCACAGGCCGGCCCATGGTGAGTCGAGAAAAATCACCTGCCCCAGGCCGCATAGCACGGCGAGCGATAACTGCAGGGCGTTCAGCTCAGGCGTAGCGGCTATGTCTGCCGGGGGAGCGAGTGGCGGCTGGAGCTGACCGAACAGAGCCAGCAACAGCCAACTCAGCAGCACGAAGGGAAAGGTGAAGGCGGGTAGCCAGCCATGCTGGCGCATGCGCCGCATCCAGGGCGCCAGCAGCAGGCTGGAGAGGGCGGCGCTGGCGATGATCAGCACGGGCAGCAGCGGCGTCCACGGCAGTTTAAGGCTGAGCAGCAGGCCGAGCAGGATGCCGTTGTAGCCGTACAGGCCGATGGCGATGTCCGCAGGCGGGTAGCCGCGGCGTTGCGCAATCAGCATCAGCAGGTGCGCAAGGCCCAGGCGGCTCCGCGACATCCAGCGTTGGCTATATGCGTAGCCCGGATTTCATCCGGGCTACGGGGCGAGTCAATGCAGCGTTTCGATCCTCAGGCTATTGGTGCTGCCGGGTTGGCCGAAGGGTTCGCCGGCGGTGATCACCACGGTTTCGCCGCGTTTGGCCATGCCCTGGGCCTGGGCGATTTCCAGCGCGGTGCTGGTGACTTCCTCGACCTTGCGCAGGCGCTCGTTGACCACCGAATAGATGCCCCAGGCCACGGTCAGACGGCGCGCCGTGCTCAGGCTTGGCGTCAGGCTGAGGATCGGCGCCTTCGGCCGTTCGCGTGAGGCACGCAGGCTGCTGGCGCCGGACTCGCTGTAGTTGACCAGCGCCGCCACCGGCAGGATCGAGCTGATGCGGCGGATGGCGCAGCTGATGGCGTCGCTGGCAGTAGCTTCTGCCTGCGGGCGACCGACGTCGAGCTGGCTCTGGTAGTCCGGGCCGTTTTCCACCTGGCGGATGATCTTGCTCATCATCTGCACAGTTTCCAGCGGGTAATCACCGGAGGCGGTCTCGGCCGACAGCATCACCGCATCGGCGCCTTCGGCCACGGCGTTGGCCACGTCGGTGACTTCGGCGCGGGTCGGTGCCGGGGAGAAGCGCATGGATTCGAGCATCTGCGTGGCGACGACCACCGGACGGCCGAGTTGGCGGCAGGTGCGCACGATGTCCTTCTGGATACGCGGCACATTTTCAGCCGGCACCTCCACGCCCAGGTCGCCGCGCGCCACCATGATGGCGTCGCACAGCTTGGCGATTTCTTCCAGGTGGGTGACCGCCGAGGGTTTCTCGATCTTGGCCATGAGGAAGGCCTTGCCGCCAATCAGCTCGCGGGCTTCGACGATGTCCTCGGGGCGCTGCACGAAGGACAGCGCTACCCAGTCCACGCCCAGTTCCAGGCCGAAGGTCAGGTCGCGGCGGTCCTTGTCGGTCAGCGGCGACAGCTGCAGCACTGCCTCGGGTACGTTGACCCCTTTGCGGTCGGACAGCTCGCCGCCAGCGATCACTTCGGTGATCACCGCATCATTCTGCTTGGCAGTCACTTTCAGGCGCAGGCGGCCATCGTCCAGCAGCAGGCTCATGCCTGGTTGCAGGGCTTCGATGATTTCCGGGTGGGGCAGGTTGACCCGGCTGGCGTCGCCGGGCGTGGCGTCCAGATCCAGGCGCAGGCTATGGCCATTGACCAGTTGCACCTTGCCTTCGGAGAAGCGGCCCACGCGCAGCTTCGGCCCCTGCAGATCCATGAGGATACCGATCGGCTGGTTCAGTTCGCGCTCCACCTGGCGCACCCACTGGTAGCGTTGGGCGTGGTCGGCATGTTCACCATGGCTGAAGTTGAGGCGGAACAGGTTGACCCCGGCTTCCACCAGTTGGCGGATGTGTGCGGCGTCGCGGATCGCCGGCCCGAGGGTGGCGAGGATCTTCACTTTCTTGTCGGCGTTCATTGGACAGGTTTCTCGAGAATCAGAATGGCGCGGAAATCGTTGACGTTGGTACGGGTCGGCCCGGTGACGATCAGCTCGTCGAGGGCGGCGAAGTAGCCATAGCCATTGTTGTCGTCCAGTTCATCTCGGGCGCTCAGGCCCTTGATGCCGGCGCGGGCGTAGCTGTAGGGCGTCATGATGGCGCCGGCGTTGTCTTCGGAGCCGTCGATGCCGTCGGTGTCGCCGGCCAGCGCATAGACGCCGGGCAGGCCCTTGAGGCTTTCGGTGAGGCTGAGGAGGAATTCGGCATTACGCCCGCCACGGCCATTGCCGCGTACGGTGACGGTGGTTTCGCCGCCAGAGAGGATCACGCACGGCGGTTTGATTGGCTGGCCATACAACTGCACCTGGCGGGCAATACCGGCATGTACCTTGGCCACGTCGCGCGACTCGCCTTCCAGGTCGCCGAGGATCAGCACCGGGAAACCGGCGGCTTCGGCCTTGGCTGCGGCGGCGTCGAGCGATTGCTGAGGGGTGGCGATCAATTGGAAGTGGCTACGGGCGAGTACCGGGTCGCCGGGCTTGACCGTTTCCGAGCGTGGGTCTTGCAGCCAGTTGCGCACGTTGGCCGGTATGTCGATGGCGTAGCGAGCGAGAATCGCCAGGGCGTCGGCCGAGGTGGTCGGGTCGCCCACGGTGGGGCCGGAGGCGATCACCGTGGCTTCGTCACCGGGCACGTCGGAGATGGCGTAGGTGTACACAGTGGCCGGCCAGCAGGCCTTGGCCAGGCGGCCGCCCTTGATCGCCGAGAGGTGCTTGCGCACGCAGTTCATCTCGCCGATGGTGGCGCCGGATTTGAGCAGCGCCTTGTTGATTGCTTGCTTGTCCTGGAGGCTGATGCCTTCGGCCGGCAGCGCCAGCAGCGAGGAGCCGCCGCCGGAAAGCAGGAAGATCACCCGGTCGTTCTCACTGAGGTTCGACACCAGTTCCAGCACGCGGCGGGCGACGCGCTCGCCGGCATCGTCCGGCACCGGGTGGGCGGCTTCCACCACTTCAATTTTCCTGCACTCGGCGCCGTGCTCGTAGCGGGTTACTACCAGGCCGCTGACCTCGCCTTGCCACTGCCGC
This region of Pseudomonas wenzhouensis genomic DNA includes:
- a CDS encoding urea transporter gives rise to the protein MSRSRLGLAHLLMLIAQRRGYPPADIAIGLYGYNGILLGLLLSLKLPWTPLLPVLIIASAALSSLLLAPWMRRMRQHGWLPAFTFPFVLLSWLLLALFGQLQPPLAPPADIAATPELNALQLSLAVLCGLGQVIFLDSPWAGLCLLLGLRLADDRAALWALLGSSDGLMLAMANGWPTDAALSGLYGFNASLAAIALSQVHRCPLALGAGVLLALLLQFGFASLGLSVLTLPFILACWLIRVALQSWHRVLRDTPPTA
- the pyk gene encoding pyruvate kinase, which encodes MNADKKVKILATLGPAIRDAAHIRQLVEAGVNLFRLNFSHGEHADHAQRYQWVRQVERELNQPIGILMDLQGPKLRVGRFSEGKVQLVNGHSLRLDLDATPGDASRVNLPHPEIIEALQPGMSLLLDDGRLRLKVTAKQNDAVITEVIAGGELSDRKGVNVPEAVLQLSPLTDKDRRDLTFGLELGVDWVALSFVQRPEDIVEARELIGGKAFLMAKIEKPSAVTHLEEIAKLCDAIMVARGDLGVEVPAENVPRIQKDIVRTCRQLGRPVVVATQMLESMRFSPAPTRAEVTDVANAVAEGADAVMLSAETASGDYPLETVQMMSKIIRQVENGPDYQSQLDVGRPQAEATASDAISCAIRRISSILPVAALVNYSESGASSLRASRERPKAPILSLTPSLSTARRLTVAWGIYSVVNERLRKVEEVTSTALEIAQAQGMAKRGETVVITAGEPFGQPGSTNSLRIETLH
- a CDS encoding glycerate kinase type-2 family protein, whose amino-acid sequence is MTFDPQSLLRDLFATAIAAAHPHQVLADCLPADRSGRVIVIGAGKAAAAMAEVIERQWQGEVSGLVVTRYEHGAECRKIEVVEAAHPVPDDAGERVARRVLELVSNLSENDRVIFLLSGGGSSLLALPAEGISLQDKQAINKALLKSGATIGEMNCVRKHLSAIKGGRLAKACWPATVYTYAISDVPGDEATVIASGPTVGDPTTSADALAILARYAIDIPANVRNWLQDPRSETVKPGDPVLARSHFQLIATPQQSLDAAAAKAEAAGFPVLILGDLEGESRDVAKVHAGIARQVQLYGQPIKPPCVILSGGETTVTVRGNGRGGRNAEFLLSLTESLKGLPGVYALAGDTDGIDGSEDNAGAIMTPYSYARAGIKGLSARDELDDNNGYGYFAALDELIVTGPTRTNVNDFRAILILEKPVQ